The genomic window CCTGCCTGTCTATATCGAAGCCGCATTGGTTTACTGGTGTTTCTGCAAAGTGCTGTTCCTGATTCAGGCGCGCTTGGAAAAACGCTTCGACCGCTATGTCGCCAAATAAGGAGAAGCCATGATTAAAATCCGCAATATCCGCAAAACCTTCGGCGAAAACACCATTTTGCGCGGCATCGATTTGGATGTCGGTAAAGGGCAGGTGGTTGTCATCCTCGGACCTTCAGGCTCGGGTAAAACGACGTTTCTGCGCTGCTTAAACGCGCTGGAAATGCCTGAAGACGGACAAATTGAGTTCGACAACGAGCGACCGCTGAAAATCGATTTTTCCAAAAAAATGACAAAGCACGACATCTTGGCATTGCGCCGCAAATCCGGCATGGTGTTCCAACAATACAATCTCTTCCCGCACAAAACCGCGTTGGAAAACGTAATGGAAGGTCCGGTTGCCGTACAAGGCAAACCTGCCGCCCAAGCGCGCGAAGAAGCTTTGAAATTGCTGGAAAAAGTCGGCTTGGGCGACAAGGTTAACCTTTATCCCTACCAGCTTTCCGGCGGTCAGCAACAGCGCGTCGGTATTGCCCGCGCACTGGCGATTCAGCCTGAGCTGATGTTGTTTGACGAACCCACTTCCGCGCTGGATCCCGAATTGGTGCAAGACGTATTGAACGCCATGAAGGAATTGGCGCAAGAAGGCTGGACGATGGTTGTCGTGACCCACGAAATCAAGTTTGCGCTGGAAGTTGCCACTACCGTCGTCGTCATGGACGGCGGCGTCATTGTAGAGCAGGGCAGTCCGAAAGAGTTGTTCGACCACCCTAAACATGAGCGTACGCGGAAATTTCTGCAACAAATCCGTAAAGATTCGGCGGATTATCGACATTAAGCCGTTTCGTTACATCAAAGGTCGTCTGAAAACGGATATAGCGGGTTTCGCTCAAACATCCTCCGTTTTCAGACGACCTTTTTTCATCATGGATTTACATTGAAACGCTACGGCACCAACGAACGGCGACATCACGCTGTTTTCGCTATAAAATACCGCCTTTCCCATTTTTCCGCCCGTCCCTTACCATCATGATTGAAATCAAGAACCTCACCCTGCAACGCGGTTTGAAAGTCCTGCTCGACAAAGCCAACGCCACCGTCAATCCCGGTCAGCGGGTCGGTTTGATCGGTAAAAACGGGACGGGCAAATCCAGCCTGTTTGCCTTAATCAAGGGTGAAATCACGCAGGATGGCGGCGATATTTCGATTCCGAAAAATTGGCGGATGGCTTCCGTTTCCCAAGAAACGCCGGACTTGGACATCTCTGCGTTGGACTACGTTTTACAGGGTGATGCCGAGTTGCAGGCTTTTCAGACGACCTTGGCGCAGGCGGAAGCGCAAAATGACGGCATGAAACAGGCGGAATATCATGCCAAATTGGAAGAAATCGACGCTTATACCGCGCCGGCTCGTGCAGCGAAATTGTTGAATGGGCTGGGTTTTTCGCAAGAAGAACACAGCCGTCCCGTCAAATCCTTTTCAGGCGGCTGGCGTATGCGCCTGAATCTTGCGCAAGCCCTGATTTGCCGCGCCGATTTGCTCTTGCTTGACGAACCGACCAATCACTTGGATCTGGAAACCGTCTTGTGGCTGGAAAACCACCTTGCCTCTTTACCCTGCACGCAAATCATCATTTCCCACGACCGTGACTTCCTCAATGCGGCCACCACCCAAACCATCGAATTGTCCCAGCAAAAGCTCACGCAATACGGCGGCAATTACGATTTTTACCAAAACGAACGCGCGCAACGTTTGGCGCAGCAACAAGCCGCCTATGTCAAACAGCAGGCACAAATCAAACATCTGCAATCCTTTATCGACCGCTTCAAAGCCAAAGCCACCAAAGCCGTTCAAGCGCAAAGCCGTATGAAGGCATTGACGAAGCTCGAGCGCATCGCTCCCGCGCATTTGGACAGCGAGTTTTCCTTTGAGTTTTATAATCCCGACCATCTGCCCAATCCCTTGCTGAAGCTGGAACACGCTGATTTGGGTTACGAAGGCAAAACCGTCCTGCATGACATTACCCTGTCGCTGGAGAGCGGCGCACGTTACGGGCTATTGGGTGTCAACGGCAGCGGTAAGTCTACGTTTATCAAAGCTTTGGCAGGCAAAATCGATTTGCTCTCCGGCAGCATCGTCCGTTCTGAAAAACTCAATATCGGCTATTTTGCCCAACACCAGCTCGACACTATCCGCCCCGACCAAAGCCCTGTTTGGCACATTCAGCAGCTTTCTCCCGAAGTGCGCGAACAAGAAATCCGAAATTTCCTCGGCGGCTTCAACTTTGTCGGCGATATGGCGTTGCAGAAAACCGAACCCTTTTCCGGCGGAGAAAAAGCCCGCCTCGCCCTTGCCATGATTATCTGGCAAAAACCGAATTTGCTGCTGCTTGACGAGCCGACCAACCATTTGGACTTGGATATGCGCCACGCCCTGACGCTCGCGCTGCAAAGTTTCCAAGGTGCCTTAATCGTCGTATCACACGACCGCAGCCTGCTTGAAGCCACTACCGACAGCTTCCTTCTGATTGACAAAGGTCGTCTGAAAAACTTTGACGGCGATTTAAACGATTATCGTCAATGGAGGTTGGCGCAGGAAAACGCCACAACCGCGCCTGCCGCTTCCGCGCAAAGCCAAAACCGCAAAGACACCAAGCGTATCGAAGCACAAATCCGTCAAGAAAAAGCCCGACGCGGCAAGCCGATACAGCAGAAAATCGACAAAGCCGAAAAAGAAATGGCACAGCTTTCCGAAATTCAAACAGCATGTGAAACATTTTTGGCACAAGAAGAAGCCTATTCGGACGAAAATAAAACAAAATTACAACAAACCCTCACACAATTAACAGAAATTAAAGTAAAATTAACACAAATAGAAGAAAACTGGCTTTTGTGGCAGGAGGAGCTAGAGCAAATCCTGACGGAAATCGACGCAGAATTTACACAACTATAAATACTTCGCAGCGAGGGTTTCCGTACTTGCCTTCAGAAGCCGCCAAAAATACAGTTCGGAATGGTCATTTCAGATCGTCGGACTGTATATAGTGGATTAACTTTAAATCAGGACAAGGCGACGAAGCCGCAGACAGTACAGATAGTACGGAACCGATTCACTTGGTGCTTCAGCACCTTAGAGAATCGTTCTCTTTGAGTTAAGGCGAGGCAACGCCGTACTGGTTTAAAGTTAATCCACTATAAAAACAAAAATAGATCGTCTGAAAACTCAAACTACGGAAAACATATGCGTTCACGAATCAAGCAAGGGGCACTTATCGTCGCATCCTCCCTCATTTTGGGCTTATCCCTCCACACCGCAGCAGCCGTCTTCAGCTGCCATTCCGGTAACAGCAAAACCTACACATCCGAACCATCGGGAAACTGCACAGGCGCGGATCTGCCCAAAATCAGCAGCCACCAAGGCGGTGCATACCGTCTGAAAATCAACAAATTAAGTAGCGATACCGAAGAAAAGGCGGCCAAGCCCAAGAAGGCGCGTTCAAAAGAAAAATCGCGGGAAAAGGCGCAAGAGCAAGAGACAAAGAGCAAAAACGCCAAATCACGCGCCAAAAAATCGGATAAAGCCGCAAAAACGTCGTCTGAAAACGAGTGAGGCAATTTTCGCTATAACGAATGAGACGGTTTGGTTTGAAATTAAAAAAGTCAGCCGTCCTATTTGAGAGAATATGCTGGCATTGTTATACTATTACAACTGAATTCAATATCTATCGAACAATTACTTATTCCACATTACGACCTTACCATGAAACAATCATTCCACGCATTGGCAGCTTCATTGCTGATGTTTGCCGCCGCATCAGGCACACAAGCTTCCTCTAAAATCTATACCTGCACAGTCAACGGCGAAGTTGTCTATACTTCGCGCCCATCCTCAAACTGCCATTCGGCAGATTTACCGACCATAGGCAAATACAGCAGCACGCGCTACGATGCTCCCGCTTTAGAAATGCCCGAGCCTGCTGCCGAAGCTCCGTCAAAACGAGCCGGCAACGCAAAACCTGCACCTAAAAATACCGCTAAGGCAAATCCTGCACCTGCGCCCATCCGTCCGGCTCCTGAAGTCGCAGCAACGCCTGCGCCCAAGTCGCCCGGCAGCACTAGCCGCCGTTCGATTTTGGAAACAGAGTTGAGCAACGAGCGTAAAGCATTGGGCGAAGCGCAAAAATCTCTGGCGCAAGCCCGCGTAGCCAAAGGCGGTCATATCAACCAACAGGAAATCAGCAGCCTGCAAAGTACGGTGCTCGACCGCCAGCAAAACATCCAAGCCCTGCAAAGGGAGTTGGGGCGACTGTGATAATTCAGTCAACCGGGTAGAAGATTTAAACTGAATATAAGAAGGACGTTACACTTGTCCTAAATGAAGTTCTATGAAGTCAATCCACGACACAAAAGGTCGTCTGAAAACTGATTTTCCGGTTTTCAGACGACCTTTCCGATTTTTTTGCTTGTTTTTTTTGCTTGTTTAAGGATAAGCAATATAAGCGTAAGCCGAGTGGTTGTGTATCGATTCGAAGTTTTCGCTCTCGACGATGAAGCTTTCGATGCGTCCGTCGGCAATCAGCGCGGTGGCTACGTCGCGCACCATGTCTTCCACGAATTTCGGGTTTTCATAGGCTTTTTCGGTCACGTATTTTTCATCGGGGCGTTTGAGCAGTCCGTAAAGCTGGCAGCTTGCCTGCGCTTCCACGCAGTCGATGATTTCCTCGATACCGACTTCGGCATTGGCGGTCAGGCTGACGGTAACGTGCGAGCGTTGGTTGTGCGCGCCGTATTGGGAAATTTCTTTGGAACACGGACACAAAGAGGTTACGGGTACCATGACTTTCAAATTGTGGCTGTATGCGCCGTTTTTGATTTCGCCCGTCAGGGTAACGTCATAGTCGAGCAGGGATTGGATGCCGGAAACAGGTGCGGATTTTTTGCGGAAGAAGGGGAAGGAAACGCTGATTTTGCCGGAATGAGAGTTTAAAAGGGCAACCATTTCGGCGGTCAGTTTGTGCAGCCTGTCGAAATCCAAAGCCTCGGTTTGTTGCTCCATCAACGCCACGAAGCGCGACATATGCGTGCCTTTTTGGTCGGCGGGCAGGAAAACCGTCATGGTCAGGCGGGCGACGGTGGATTGGCTGCCTTCGGCGGTATTTAAAGTAATCGGGAAGCGCAGGTCTTTGATACCGACCTGGTTAATCGGCAGATTGCGTAAATCGCGGCTGGATTGCACGTCTGCAATGGCGTTCATGCGTTGTTTGTCCTTAATTGTCGGATTGTTGGGGTGTGTGTCGTTTGGAAACGGATTCATGCCGTCCGTTTTGCAAATGCGAGATTATATCACTTGCAAACCGTGTCCGCATTGATTGTTTCTATTTTTCGGATAGTGATAAAATCCTGAATTATTCATATCTTTATAAGGTTGAACCGAGATGAAATTCGCCACCAAAGCCATCCATTCCAGCTACGATTGCGACGAACACAACCGCGCGCTGATGCCGCCGATTTATCAGAACAGTATGTTCGCGCTGCACGAAATCGGCGAGCAGGTTCCCTACCGCTATTCGCGCCTGAGCAATCCGACCCGTCAGGTTTTGGAAGACACGGTTGCCGATTTGGAACGCGGGGCGGCGGGTTTTGCCTTTTCCAGCGGCATGGCGGGCATTGATGCCGTGTGGCGTACATTCCTGCGTCCGGGCGACACCATCGTCGCCGTTGCCGATATTTATGGCGGCGCGTATGACTTGCTGGTTGACGTATATAAAGAGTGGGGCGTGAACGTTGTCTTTGCCGATTTGAGCAACCCCGACCGCTTGGACGAACTGCTTGCCGCGCACAAGGTGAAACTGGTTTGGCTGGAAACCCCGTCCAATCCGCTTTTGAGATTGGTGGACATCAAAACGCTTGCCGCCAAAGCCCACGCCGCCGGCGCATTGGTCGGCATCGACAACACCTTCGCCACGCCGTATCTGCAACAGCCGCTGGAGATGGGCTGCGACATCGTGTTCCACTCCGCCACCAAATACCTTTGCGGACACTCCGACGTATTGATGGGCATCGTCGCTGTCAAAACCAAAGAACTGGCGAAACCGCTGCACGACATGATGGTGCATACCGGCGCGATTGCCGGCCCGATGGACTGCTGGCTGGTGTTGCGCGGCATCAAAACGCTCGCCTTGCGCATGGAGGCGCACTGCAAAAACGCGCTCGACATCGCCCGCCGCCTTGAAGCCCATCCCGCCGTGGAAAAAGTGTTCTATCCCGGCCTGCCGTCTCACGAACATTATGAACTGGCGAAAACCCAAATGCCTAAAGGCATAGGCGGCGTGGTAACGGTTTACCTCAAAAACGACACGCGCGAAGCGGCAAACAGCGTGATTAAAAACATGAAACTGGTCAAAATGGCGTCCAGCCTCGGCGGCGTCGAAAGTCTGGTCAACCATTGCTATTCCCAGTCACACAGCGGCGTGCCGCATGATGTGAAAATGGAAATGGGCATCAAAGTCGGCCTGCTGCGCTTCTCCATCGGCATTGAAGATGCGGACGATATTTGGAACGATATTTCCAAAGCTTTGGATTCGACGCTGTAAAGATAAAGAGGTCGTCTGAAAAGTGCGTAGCGGGTTTCGCTGAAGCGGTTTCAGACGACCTTTTAGCTGACCTCACGTTAGAAAGGCAAAATCATGGAAATCCTGATCCCCACCCTTATGACCGCAATCATTCTGACCGCCTGTACTTCGCCTGCTGAAAAACCGCAGCCGTCCCAACCTGTCACGTCGTCTGAAAAACCATCCGAACCGCGTCAAGCGTCAACGCCGGCTTTGGCAGCGAAATGGTTTGTGGTTTCTTTCGACAAATTCACCGAAAAAGATTTGGCGGGCAGAACGGCTTTTTTGGATTTGAGCAAAATGCCCAAGGCGCATGGCAAGATGGGTTGCAATCATTTGACGCTTCAAGCGCAGGAAGCCGGAGCGGGTAAAATTGATTTTGGTCCGATTGCCACGACGATGATGCTGTGTGAAGACATGAAGCTGGAAGAGGCTTTCTTGAACATGAAAAGCGTGTGGAACTATCGTTTTGACGGCAATGATTTGATTTTGGAGCAAAACGGCAAAACCATGCGCCTGCGCCGTCAGCCGTAAATTTTGAGTTTCAGTTCCGCTTCAAGGTCGTCTGAAAACCGGACAATCAGGTTTTCAGACGACCTTTCTTCAAGCGAACGGGTATAATACCTCTCGTTTCCCATCCCGCACACACAAGGAATCCCATTATGGCAGCCTCGCCCGAAGCCAAGTTTACCGAAGAAAAAGTCTTGTGGATTAAACACCATACGCCCAAACTGATGACTTTTGCCATCAGCCGCCCTGAATCCTACCGCTTCTCGGCGGGGCAGTTTTCGCGGCTCGGGTTTCGCGACGGCGAAGGCTTTATCTGGCGCGCGTATTCCGTCGTGTCCGCCGAATACGCCGACACGCTCGAATATTTTGCCGTTTTGATAGAAGGCGGCCCTATGTCCGCGCGGTTTGCCGCCATGAAAGAGGGCGACACCATACTGCTCGATAAAACCGCTACGGGCTTCCTCCTGCCCGAACGCTTCCCCGACGGCAAGGACTTGGTCATGCTCTGCACCGGTTCGGGCATCGCACCTTTCCTCTCCATCATCGAGCAACCCGAAATCTGGCAGCGTTTCGACCGCTTGATTTTGGCGCACTCAGTTTCTTTCGCCGATGAACTGATTTTCAGACGACGTGTTGAAGCGTTGAAAGACCATCCGCTGATTGGCGAATATTTCCACAAATTCCGCTTCGTCCCCATTACCACGCGCGAGGAAACCGAAGGCGCGTTGAGCGGCAAGCGCATTCCCGAGCTGCTGAAAGACGGCAGCCTCGAAACATACGCGGGATTCAAGTTCACCAAAGCGGACACGCGCTTTATGGTCTGCGGCAATCCCGCCATGGTCAAAGACACGTTCCAAGCCCTGATGGACTTGGGCTTCGCCATGCACCGCAACCGCATCCCCGGCGAAATCATGATGGAAAACGGGTTTTAAGCCCTTTGAAAAAGAAAGGATTTTCCTTGTCCAAACGCAACATTTTCCCCGTCGACAAATCTTTGGAGCAACCCGAACGCGTGATGCTGGTCGGGGTGATGTTGAGTGCGGATTATTCGGGCGCGAACGAAGTGCGCGAGCGGACTTTTCAGACGACCTTGGACGAGGCGGCGGAATTGGTCGCGGCGGCAGGCGGCGAGCTGGTGTTGCGGGAAACCGCCAAGCGCGACAAGGCGCATACGGCTTATTTCGTCGGCACGGGTAAGGCGGAAGAGCTGGCGGCGGCGGTGAAGCTGCACGACATCGGCTTGGCGGTGTTCAACCATGAATTGACGCCGACGCAGGAGCGCAATTTGGAGAAAATCCTGCAATGCCGCGTCCTCGACCGCGTGGGTTTGATTTTGGCGATTTTTGCCAAGCGCGCCCAATCGCAAGAGGGGAAATTGCAGGTGGAGCTGGCGCAGTTGAACCATTTGAGCGGGCGGCTGGTGCGCGGCTACGGGCATTTGCAGAGCCAGAAGGGCGGCATCGGCCTGAAAGGGCCGGGCGAGACGCAGTTGGAAACCGACCGCCGCTTAATCGGGCAGAAAATCACGGCGTTGAAAAAACAGTTGGCGCAAGTGAAAAAACAACGTGCCACGCGCCGAAAATCGCGGATGGAGGGTCGTCTGAAAACCTTTGCCATCGTCGGTTATACCAACGCGGGCAAGTCCAGCCTGTTCAACCGTCTGACCAAGGCGGACGTGTTGGCGAAAGACCAGCTTTTTGCCACGCTGGATACGACGGCGCGGCGTTTGTTCCTGTCGCACGAGGCGGGCGTGATTCTGACGGATACGGTCGGTTTCGTCCGCGATTTACCGCACAAGCTGGTGTCGGCGTTTTCGGCGACGCTGGAGGAAACGGCTTTGGCGGACGTGCTGCTGCACGTCGTCGATGCGTCCAATCCCGATTTCGAGCGGCAGATGGGCGATGTGAATGTGGTTTTGGAGGAAATCGGCGCGCATGAAGTGCCGCAGCTTGTCGTGTACAACAAAATCGACCTGCTGCCGGAAGGCGTACGCGGGGCGGGCGTGTTGCGGGACAATTCGGGACGCGCCGTCGGCGTGAATATTTCGGTTGCGAAAAGTCTGGGCTTGGACGCTTTGCGCGAGGCGATGATTGAACGGGCATTGGAAAACGGCGGGAAGAGGTCGTCTGAAAACTTTGAGTCCGAATAAAAACAAGGTGTTTTGACTGCCGTTGTTTCTCAATGGGAAGGACGGCGGGCGGATTTCGATTTCGATCATTGTTTGCCGCCGCGTGTTTCAAGAGGTCGTCTGAAAAAAATAAAGGCCGTTTGGAAAACAAAGATAAATCAGGGAGGGTTTATCTTTATTCCAAACGGCCGTTTAAAAGGTTTCCCGCTTAGTGGGGGAGGAGGCGGCGTTTTTTCAAAACGTTTTCGTAAATCATCCATGCCGCCAAGCTCAGGTAGGCGACGCTGGACAGGATGCCGATAACGGCAAAAATAGGTAGCAGGCGGTCAATCATGATGTTTTCCCGAGTAAGAAGTTAATGAAAAATTTTGTGTAAAAGCGTAATGTTTTGTATTTTTTATTGTACTGTTTGTACGGAATATGCGTGTAGTATGCAGCTTCAAATCGAGTCGGTCAACAAAAATGTATGGTGTTTTTTTAAAAAAGTTCCTTTTTTACATTAAAATAATCGGTAAATTCGACCGATATGCGGTATGGTATGGCAACCGTTCGTCTATCGATAAAAGGATATATCATTGAAAAATATAAATAAATAATATAAAAATATGCAAATTGTTTTAAAATAAACGTTTTGTAAAATATTTTTAAAAATCTGCTGAAAAGCGACACTTTAATAAAGTTTACATTTTTAAACATTTCAAATCCAAGTTTCAAGCGGCAAACCATCTGCCGGCACACCATCAGGCACATATTATGAATCAAACGGAAAGAACCTGTTTCCATTGCGGTCTGGAAGTCCCCGAACACCTCCATTTGACCGTCCGCTACGAAAATGAAGACCATGAAACCTGCTGCGCGGGTTGTCAGGCGGTGGCACAGAGCATTATTGATGCAGGTTTAGGCAATTATTACAAACAGCGTACCGCCGATGCGGAAAAATCCGAATTGCCGCCGCCGGAAGTGTTGTCGCAACTGAAATTGTATGATTTGCCCGAAGTGCAGGCGGATTTTGTCGAGGTCGGGGAAGGGGATGAACGCGAGGCGGTGTTGATGCTGGGCGGCATTACCTGCGCGGCGTGCGTATGGCTGATTGAGCAACAGCTTTTGCGGACGGCGGGCGTGGTGCGCGTGGATTTGAATTACAGTACGCACCGCTGCCGCGTGGTGTGGGACGAGGGCAAAATCGCGCTGTCGGACATTCTTTTGAAAATCCGCAAAACGGGTTATACCGCCGCGCCTTATGATGCGCAAAAAGTCGAGGCGCAGGCGCAGAAAGAGCGCAAACAGTTTATCGTCAGGCTGGCGGTGGCGGGTTTGGGTATGATGCAGACGATGATGTTTGCCGTGCCGACTTATCTTTACGGCGGCGACATTGAGCCGCTGTTTTTGGAAATCCTGCACTGGGGCGGCTTTTTGATGGTGCTGCCTGTCGTGTTTTACAGCGCGTTGCCGTTTTACCGCGGCGCATGGCGCGATTGGAAAAACCGCCGCGTCGGCATGGATACGCCGATTGCGATTGCGGTCGTGATGACCTTTGTCGCGGGTATTTACAGTCTCGCCGTCAACGCGGGGCAGGGGATGTATTTCGAATCCATCGCCATGCTGCTGTTTTTCCTGTTGGGCGGGCGGTTTATGGAACAAATCGCAAGGCGCAGGGCAGGAGATGCGGCGGAGCGGCTGGTGAAACTTGTTCCCGCGTTCTGCCACCGCCTTCCGTCTTATCCCGACAGCGAGGAAATCGAAGAAGCGGCGGTTGTACAGCTTCAGGCGGGCGACGTGATCGTCGTCAAACCCGGCGAAGTCATTCCTGTGGACGGCACGGTGTTGTCCGGCGAGAGCGAAGTGGACGAAGCCATGTTGACGGGTGAGAGCCTGCCCGTCGTCAAAAGGTCGTCTGAAAACGTTACTGCAGGCACGCTCAATACGGGCAGCCCGCTTGTTATCCGAACCGACCGCACCGGCAACAACACGCGCCTGTTGCACATCGTCAAACTGCTCGACCGTGCGCTCGCCCAAAAACCGCGCGCCGCCGAGCTTGCCGAGAAATACGCCTCCAGTTTCGTGTTTGGCGAGCTGCTGTTTGCCGTACCCGTTTTCATCGGCTGGACATGGTATGCCGACGCACAAACCGCCTTGTGGATTACCGTCGCGCTGCTGGTCATTACTTGCCCGTGCGCACTTTCGCTTGCCACGCCGACCGCGCTTGCCGCCTCCACAGGCGCGCTTGCCGACGACGGCGTGTTAATCAGCGGTAAACAAAGCCTCGAAACGCTCGCCCAAATCGACGATGTCGTGTTCGACAAAACCGGCACGCTGACCAAAGGACAACTGTCCGTCAGCCGAATCATCCCCTTAGGTCGTCTGAAAACAGCAGAAGCGCTCGCCGCCGCACAAGCCCTGGAGCAACAATCCGAACACCCCATCGCCCGCGCCATCTTGAACCACACGCTTTCAGACGACCCCGCCCCTGCGCCAGAATACATAGTCTCCCAACGCGTCAACCGCATCGGACAAGGCGTCAGTGCGCAAATGACTTATAAAGACGAAACCCAAGTTTGGGCATTGGGACGCGCCGATTTCGTCGCCGGAATAGCCGGCGTGTTGCCTGACCAAGCCGCCAACATCGAACACGCAGGCAGCATGGTGTTCCTCGGCAACCAAAGCGGATTCCAAGCCGTCTTCCTGCTCGAAGACCAAATCAAAGACAGCGCCGCCGCCATGCTCGACACCCTCAAACAACAAGGCATCCGCACCCACCTACTCAGCGGTGACCGCACAAATGCCGTCGCACAAGTTGCGCAGGCGCTCGGTTTAGACACCTACCGCGCCGAAGCCTCGCCCGAAGACAAACTCGCCTATGTTGAAGACTTGCAGAAACAGGGCAAAAAAGTTTTGATGGTCGGCGACGGCATCAACGATGCCCCTGTCCTCGCCCAAGCCGACGTATCCGCCGCCGTTGCAGCAGGCGCCGATGTCGCACGCGACGGCGCCGATCTGGTCTTGCTCAACGACGACTTGAACATCCTGCCCGCCACCATCGCCCAAGCTCGCCGCACACGCGAAATCATCCGCCAAAACCTCGCCTGGGCAAGCGCATACAACATCATCGCCGTCCCGCTCGCCGTCTTAGGCTACGTCAAACCCTGGATCGCCGCATTAGGCATGAGCATCAGCTCGCTGTTTGTCGTGGGCAATGCGTTGAGGCTGTTGAAGAAGAGGAAATAGGTGGTTTCGGAAGGGAGGGGTCGTCTGAAAAACCGGATTTTGGGTTTTCAGACGACGTTTTTAT from Neisseria sp. DTU_2020_1000833_1_SI_GRL_NUU_006 includes these protein-coding regions:
- a CDS encoding amino acid ABC transporter ATP-binding protein; protein product: MIKIRNIRKTFGENTILRGIDLDVGKGQVVVILGPSGSGKTTFLRCLNALEMPEDGQIEFDNERPLKIDFSKKMTKHDILALRRKSGMVFQQYNLFPHKTALENVMEGPVAVQGKPAAQAREEALKLLEKVGLGDKVNLYPYQLSGGQQQRVGIARALAIQPELMLFDEPTSALDPELVQDVLNAMKELAQEGWTMVVVTHEIKFALEVATTVVVMDGGVIVEQGSPKELFDHPKHERTRKFLQQIRKDSADYRH
- a CDS encoding ATP-binding cassette domain-containing protein; the encoded protein is MIEIKNLTLQRGLKVLLDKANATVNPGQRVGLIGKNGTGKSSLFALIKGEITQDGGDISIPKNWRMASVSQETPDLDISALDYVLQGDAELQAFQTTLAQAEAQNDGMKQAEYHAKLEEIDAYTAPARAAKLLNGLGFSQEEHSRPVKSFSGGWRMRLNLAQALICRADLLLLDEPTNHLDLETVLWLENHLASLPCTQIIISHDRDFLNAATTQTIELSQQKLTQYGGNYDFYQNERAQRLAQQQAAYVKQQAQIKHLQSFIDRFKAKATKAVQAQSRMKALTKLERIAPAHLDSEFSFEFYNPDHLPNPLLKLEHADLGYEGKTVLHDITLSLESGARYGLLGVNGSGKSTFIKALAGKIDLLSGSIVRSEKLNIGYFAQHQLDTIRPDQSPVWHIQQLSPEVREQEIRNFLGGFNFVGDMALQKTEPFSGGEKARLALAMIIWQKPNLLLLDEPTNHLDLDMRHALTLALQSFQGALIVVSHDRSLLEATTDSFLLIDKGRLKNFDGDLNDYRQWRLAQENATTAPAASAQSQNRKDTKRIEAQIRQEKARRGKPIQQKIDKAEKEMAQLSEIQTACETFLAQEEAYSDENKTKLQQTLTQLTEIKVKLTQIEENWLLWQEELEQILTEIDAEFTQL
- a CDS encoding nucleolar protein; the protein is MRSRIKQGALIVASSLILGLSLHTAAAVFSCHSGNSKTYTSEPSGNCTGADLPKISSHQGGAYRLKINKLSSDTEEKAAKPKKARSKEKSREKAQEQETKSKNAKSRAKKSDKAAKTSSENE
- the folE2 gene encoding GTP cyclohydrolase FolE2, producing MNAIADVQSSRDLRNLPINQVGIKDLRFPITLNTAEGSQSTVARLTMTVFLPADQKGTHMSRFVALMEQQTEALDFDRLHKLTAEMVALLNSHSGKISVSFPFFRKKSAPVSGIQSLLDYDVTLTGEIKNGAYSHNLKVMVPVTSLCPCSKEISQYGAHNQRSHVTVSLTANAEVGIEEIIDCVEAQASCQLYGLLKRPDEKYVTEKAYENPKFVEDMVRDVATALIADGRIESFIVESENFESIHNHSAYAYIAYP
- a CDS encoding PLP-dependent aspartate aminotransferase family protein translates to MKFATKAIHSSYDCDEHNRALMPPIYQNSMFALHEIGEQVPYRYSRLSNPTRQVLEDTVADLERGAAGFAFSSGMAGIDAVWRTFLRPGDTIVAVADIYGGAYDLLVDVYKEWGVNVVFADLSNPDRLDELLAAHKVKLVWLETPSNPLLRLVDIKTLAAKAHAAGALVGIDNTFATPYLQQPLEMGCDIVFHSATKYLCGHSDVLMGIVAVKTKELAKPLHDMMVHTGAIAGPMDCWLVLRGIKTLALRMEAHCKNALDIARRLEAHPAVEKVFYPGLPSHEHYELAKTQMPKGIGGVVTVYLKNDTREAANSVIKNMKLVKMASSLGGVESLVNHCYSQSHSGVPHDVKMEMGIKVGLLRFSIGIEDADDIWNDISKALDSTL
- a CDS encoding META domain-containing protein, translating into MEILIPTLMTAIILTACTSPAEKPQPSQPVTSSEKPSEPRQASTPALAAKWFVVSFDKFTEKDLAGRTAFLDLSKMPKAHGKMGCNHLTLQAQEAGAGKIDFGPIATTMMLCEDMKLEEAFLNMKSVWNYRFDGNDLILEQNGKTMRLRRQP
- a CDS encoding ferredoxin--NADP reductase, giving the protein MAASPEAKFTEEKVLWIKHHTPKLMTFAISRPESYRFSAGQFSRLGFRDGEGFIWRAYSVVSAEYADTLEYFAVLIEGGPMSARFAAMKEGDTILLDKTATGFLLPERFPDGKDLVMLCTGSGIAPFLSIIEQPEIWQRFDRLILAHSVSFADELIFRRRVEALKDHPLIGEYFHKFRFVPITTREETEGALSGKRIPELLKDGSLETYAGFKFTKADTRFMVCGNPAMVKDTFQALMDLGFAMHRNRIPGEIMMENGF
- the hflX gene encoding GTPase HflX, which encodes MSKRNIFPVDKSLEQPERVMLVGVMLSADYSGANEVRERTFQTTLDEAAELVAAAGGELVLRETAKRDKAHTAYFVGTGKAEELAAAVKLHDIGLAVFNHELTPTQERNLEKILQCRVLDRVGLILAIFAKRAQSQEGKLQVELAQLNHLSGRLVRGYGHLQSQKGGIGLKGPGETQLETDRRLIGQKITALKKQLAQVKKQRATRRKSRMEGRLKTFAIVGYTNAGKSSLFNRLTKADVLAKDQLFATLDTTARRLFLSHEAGVILTDTVGFVRDLPHKLVSAFSATLEETALADVLLHVVDASNPDFERQMGDVNVVLEEIGAHEVPQLVVYNKIDLLPEGVRGAGVLRDNSGRAVGVNISVAKSLGLDALREAMIERALENGGKRSSENFESE